The Kitasatospora setae KM-6054 genome contains a region encoding:
- a CDS encoding GlsB/YeaQ/YmgE family stress response membrane protein has product MGIFSWIILGLLAGAVAKLLLPGKDPGGLIVTTLIGIAGSFLGGWLSSKILHKSVNVHFFDLPTWISAIAGALVLLIAYRLVFGRSRD; this is encoded by the coding sequence ATGGGAATCTTCAGCTGGATCATCCTCGGGCTCCTCGCCGGAGCCGTCGCCAAGCTCCTGCTGCCCGGGAAGGACCCGGGCGGCCTGATCGTCACCACCCTGATCGGCATCGCCGGCTCGTTCCTCGGCGGGTGGCTGTCCTCGAAGATCCTGCACAAGTCGGTGAACGTGCACTTCTTCGACCTGCCGACCTGGATCTCCGCGATCGCCGGCGCACTCGTCCTGCTCATCGCCTACCGACTGGTCTTCGGCAGGTCGCGCGACTGA
- a CDS encoding ADP-ribosylglycohydrolase family protein, with product MSAVRPVPPPALDSLRGLALGDAFGDRWFHPPVDQDPAEVAARTVRPAPWPWTDDTAMAIVLVRHLRGRGEVEPAALAREFAAEYTAFPDRKYGPSMHRVLRAVQDGADHLAVTSALFGGQGSHGNGAAMRVAPLGAWFADDLAAVAEQAGRSARATHAHPEAAAGAVAVALAAALAVRSRGAAAPGRAAFLTGVADLLPESDVRSGLRIAARFPAGMSVRHAATVLGSGFRVSAQDTVPFALWSAAGHLDDPVEALWQTLAGWGDLDTTCAIAGGVVAARTGLGTAPAAWLEAQEPLPPL from the coding sequence GTGTCCGCCGTCCGTCCCGTCCCGCCGCCCGCCCTCGACAGCCTCCGCGGGCTGGCCCTGGGCGACGCGTTCGGTGACCGCTGGTTCCACCCGCCGGTCGACCAGGACCCGGCGGAGGTCGCGGCCCGGACCGTCCGCCCGGCGCCCTGGCCCTGGACGGACGACACCGCGATGGCGATCGTCCTGGTCCGGCACCTGCGGGGTCGCGGCGAGGTCGAACCGGCCGCGCTGGCCCGGGAGTTCGCGGCCGAGTACACGGCGTTCCCGGACCGGAAGTACGGGCCGTCGATGCACCGGGTGCTGCGGGCCGTGCAGGACGGGGCGGACCACCTGGCGGTGACGTCGGCGCTGTTCGGCGGGCAGGGGTCGCACGGCAACGGGGCGGCGATGCGGGTCGCCCCGCTCGGCGCCTGGTTCGCGGACGACCTGGCGGCCGTCGCCGAGCAGGCCGGACGCTCCGCCCGGGCCACCCACGCGCACCCGGAGGCGGCGGCGGGCGCGGTGGCGGTGGCGCTGGCCGCCGCGCTGGCCGTCCGCTCGCGGGGTGCGGCCGCGCCCGGCCGGGCCGCGTTCCTGACCGGGGTCGCCGACCTGCTGCCGGAGAGCGACGTCCGCTCGGGGCTGCGGATCGCGGCCCGCTTCCCGGCCGGGATGAGCGTGCGGCACGCCGCGACGGTGCTCGGCTCCGGCTTCCGGGTCTCGGCGCAGGACACCGTCCCGTTCGCGCTCTGGTCCGCCGCCGGGCACCTCGACGACCCGGTCGAGGCGCTCTGGCAGACCCTGGCCGGCTGGGGCGACCTGGACACCACCTGCGCGATCGCGGGCGGCGTGGTCGCGGCCCGCACCGGCCTCGGCACCGCCCCGGCGGCCTGGCTGGAGGCGCAGGAGCCCCTGCCGCCGCTCTGA